A region of Candidatus Delongbacteria bacterium DNA encodes the following proteins:
- a CDS encoding N-6 DNA methylase, which translates to MDIEIKGNKIYAPLKKVWLILKPEEEVRQKYICRLVNHYGFSIEQMAQEIKVSNSQRGQGRAMADIIIWKSKKDKEEQNSPVIVVECKAENITIREEDYFQGSNYASWAGADFFVTTNMKETKIFKVIKGKIPKKLEEIIDIPKADIINNEKEINNLLEQTKAFTRDEFSRLLFKCHNIIRNNDKLSPEAAFDEISKILFMKIRYERNPDEDNIFSQKQFLKKEADYEKNIRLVNIKLHGDKANIPYMDYWFELTKSEFKNDDLFEDHEKIRIKQNSFEAIVKELEKYNLSTTSDDVKGIAFEQFLGKTFRGELGQFFTPRTIVDFMVEVLDPQEGEIICDPCCGSGGFLIKTFEYVREKIEKEIHKEKEKIKEIYYTEEYENSKEEEKNKIDEVVNYLFNELNEELNINKDSSRLRELSYDCIFGTDANPRMSRTAKMNMIMHGDGHGGVHHNDGLLNVNGIFENRFDVILTNPPFGSRVEKSLKITEADKFKDEERIAKYRKRYGEEYDKALQQITNNIDKSILDLYDTGKMSTLTEVLFIERCLNLLKPGGRMGIVLPEGVLNNPNLQKIRDFVESKAKIIFIVSIPQDVFMASGATVKPSLLFFKKFTEKEKKEYNEIIEKAKFEIEEKYELEKKEINEKLDLKEKNAVKANEKKELKKRLKEIEEQIEKEIKITLKNNFNYKIPISEVEKAGISTTGAEIDNELIPLKEEFKRYKESTKILNKKINSISYTITEDEKLFRISKYGKEKEINE; encoded by the coding sequence GTGGATATAGAAATTAAAGGAAATAAAATTTATGCACCCTTAAAAAAAGTATGGTTAATTTTAAAACCAGAAGAAGAAGTAAGACAAAAATACATTTGTAGACTTGTTAATCATTATGGTTTCTCAATAGAACAAATGGCACAAGAAATAAAAGTAAGCAACTCTCAGCGTGGACAGGGAAGAGCAATGGCAGATATTATAATATGGAAATCTAAAAAAGACAAAGAAGAACAGAACAGTCCTGTCATAGTTGTAGAATGTAAAGCTGAAAATATAACGATTAGAGAAGAAGATTATTTTCAGGGTTCTAACTATGCCTCATGGGCTGGAGCTGATTTTTTTGTTACAACAAATATGAAAGAAACAAAAATTTTCAAAGTAATAAAAGGTAAAATACCAAAAAAATTGGAAGAAATAATAGATATTCCAAAAGCAGATATTATTAATAATGAAAAAGAAATAAATAATTTACTTGAGCAAACAAAAGCATTTACGAGAGATGAATTTTCTAGACTACTTTTTAAATGTCATAATATTATTCGAAATAATGATAAATTGTCACCTGAGGCGGCTTTTGATGAAATAAGTAAAATTTTATTCATGAAAATAAGATATGAAAGAAATCCAGATGAGGATAATATTTTTTCTCAAAAACAATTTTTAAAGAAAGAAGCTGACTATGAAAAAAACATAAGACTAGTTAATATAAAATTACATGGAGATAAAGCAAATATACCATATATGGATTATTGGTTTGAATTGACGAAGTCGGAATTTAAAAATGATGATTTGTTTGAAGACCATGAAAAAATCAGAATTAAACAAAATAGTTTCGAAGCAATTGTAAAAGAATTAGAAAAGTATAATTTATCTACAACTTCTGATGATGTAAAAGGAATAGCGTTTGAACAATTTTTAGGTAAAACATTTAGAGGTGAGTTAGGACAATTTTTTACACCAAGAACGATAGTAGATTTTATGGTTGAAGTTCTTGATCCTCAAGAAGGCGAAATAATTTGTGACCCTTGTTGTGGAAGTGGTGGTTTTTTGATAAAGACATTTGAGTATGTCAGGGAAAAAATAGAAAAAGAAATACATAAAGAAAAAGAAAAAATTAAAGAAATATATTATACAGAAGAATATGAAAATTCCAAAGAAGAAGAAAAAAATAAAATTGATGAAGTGGTTAATTATTTATTTAATGAATTGAATGAAGAGTTAAATATAAATAAAGATAGTAGTCGATTAAGAGAATTGTCTTATGATTGTATTTTTGGAACAGACGCTAATCCAAGAATGTCAAGAACTGCAAAAATGAATATGATAATGCACGGAGATGGACATGGTGGGGTTCATCATAATGATGGTTTATTAAATGTTAATGGTATTTTTGAAAATAGATTTGATGTAATATTAACTAATCCACCTTTTGGAAGCAGAGTAGAAAAATCATTAAAAATTACAGAAGCTGATAAATTTAAAGATGAAGAAAGAATTGCAAAATATAGAAAAAGATATGGAGAAGAATATGATAAAGCTTTACAACAAATAACAAATAACATTGATAAATCAATACTAGATTTATATGATACTGGTAAAATGAGTACATTAACAGAAGTATTATTCATTGAAAGATGTTTAAATTTATTAAAACCTGGTGGAAGAATGGGGATTGTATTACCAGAAGGTGTTCTAAATAATCCGAATTTACAAAAAATAAGAGATTTTGTAGAAAGTAAGGCTAAAATAATATTTATAGTATCAATTCCACAAGATGTATTTATGGCTTCAGGTGCAACAGTAAAACCAAGTTTGCTATTTTTTAAGAAGTTTACAGAAAAAGAAAAGAAAGAATATAATGAAATTATAGAAAAGGCTAAATTTGAAATAGAAGAAAAGTACGAATTAGAAAAGAAAGAGATTAATGAAAAATTAGATTTAAAAGAAAAAAATGCAGTAAAAGCAAATGAAAAAAAAGAATTAAAGAAAAGGCTTAAAGAGATAGAAGAACAGATTGAAAAGGAAATTAAAATAACTTTAAAAAATAATTTTAATTATAAAATACCTATTTCAGAAGTAGAAAAAGCTGGAATTAGTACAACTGGGGCAGAAATTGATAATGAATTAATACCATTAAAAGAAGAATTTAAAAGATATAAAGAAAGTACTAAAATATTGAATAAAAAAATAAATAGCATTTCTTATACTATAACAGAAGATGAAAAATTATTTAGAATTTCTAAGTATGGGAAAGAGAAAGAAATAAATGAATAA